Proteins from one Oscillatoria salina IIICB1 genomic window:
- the nagA gene encoding N-acetylglucosamine-6-phosphate deacetylase yields MKDNIEIINAKLPISPDLQLISLRDGKIASIAPMSDSPPINRSRPILDVAGDWISLGGVDLQINGGLGLAFPELEKQHLPLLDKICQFLWQQGVDAFLPTIVTTSVAKIQRSLSIISEFTSKTSPEYAQILGVHLEGPFLNSEKRGAHPAEYLLPLNQENVKRILGDYAEIVKVITLAPELEPTGKVISYLKSLGITVSLGHSLASETQAQQAFQQGATMVTHAFNAMPSLHHRQPGLLGAALVNPQVKCGFIADGQHICPTMLQILLQAANYEQRLFLVSDALAPIGLPEGVYPWDNREITVKNGTARLEDGTLAGTTLPLLVGVTNLVEWGICGIREAIAIATESPRNAIGLTGISPRKPATLLRWHFNQTSSKLTWERL; encoded by the coding sequence ATGAAAGATAATATCGAGATTATCAACGCTAAGCTGCCCATTTCGCCAGACTTACAATTAATTTCGCTGCGGGATGGTAAAATTGCCTCGATCGCGCCAATGTCAGATTCTCCCCCAATTAACAGATCTCGCCCAATTTTAGACGTTGCTGGTGACTGGATTTCCCTTGGTGGTGTAGATTTACAGATTAACGGCGGTTTAGGATTAGCCTTTCCTGAGTTAGAAAAGCAGCATTTACCCTTACTAGACAAAATTTGCCAATTTTTATGGCAACAAGGAGTAGACGCTTTCTTACCCACCATAGTTACCACATCTGTCGCCAAGATCCAGCGATCGCTCTCCATCATTAGCGAGTTTACCAGCAAGACATCCCCAGAATACGCCCAAATCCTCGGAGTACACCTCGAAGGACCTTTTCTCAACTCAGAAAAACGCGGCGCACATCCAGCCGAGTATTTATTACCATTAAATCAAGAAAATGTCAAGCGAATTCTCGGAGATTACGCTGAAATTGTCAAAGTAATCACCCTCGCGCCAGAATTAGAACCCACAGGAAAAGTAATTTCCTACTTAAAATCTTTAGGGATTACCGTAAGTTTAGGTCATTCTCTCGCCAGCGAAACTCAAGCCCAGCAAGCCTTTCAGCAAGGCGCAACGATGGTAACTCACGCCTTCAACGCCATGCCCAGTTTACACCATCGCCAACCAGGATTGCTCGGTGCGGCTTTAGTAAATCCCCAAGTTAAATGTGGTTTCATCGCCGACGGACAGCACATTTGCCCCACCATGCTGCAAATTTTACTACAAGCAGCAAACTACGAACAAAGGCTTTTTCTAGTCAGCGATGCCCTCGCACCGATAGGATTACCAGAGGGAGTGTATCCGTGGGATAACCGCGAAATCACAGTCAAAAACGGCACAGCGAGACTAGAAGATGGTACCTTAGCAGGAACAACCTTACCCTTGTTAGTCGGAGTAACCAACTTAGTCGAGTGGGGAATTTGTGGAATCAGAGAAGCGATCGCGATCGCAACCGAATCACCTCGAAACGCGATCGGTTTAACCGGAATCAGCCCCCGAAAACCAGCCACACTGCTACGCTGGCATTTTAACCAAACAAGCTCCAAACTAACTTGGGAACGTTTGTAG
- the purE gene encoding 5-(carboxyamino)imidazole ribonucleotide mutase, giving the protein MSDKQPLIGIIMGSDSDLPTMQAAIAVCEDFAVECEVAIVSAHRTPERMVEYAQTAHTRGLRVIIAGAGGAAHLPGMVASLTPLPVIGVPVATRHLQGIDSLYSIVQMPRGIPVATVAIGNAQNAGLLAVQILASSNPELLEKVQQYRQSLSQSVLDKQTKLEELGYQKYLSQMSSSK; this is encoded by the coding sequence ATGAGCGACAAACAACCTTTAATTGGTATTATCATGGGCAGCGACTCAGATTTGCCCACTATGCAAGCGGCGATCGCTGTCTGCGAAGATTTTGCTGTGGAATGCGAAGTAGCCATTGTGTCCGCGCACCGTACTCCCGAACGTATGGTAGAATACGCCCAAACTGCCCACACACGAGGGCTTAGAGTAATTATCGCTGGTGCTGGTGGCGCGGCACACCTTCCCGGCATGGTAGCATCTTTAACACCATTACCCGTAATTGGCGTACCTGTGGCTACTCGTCACCTTCAAGGTATTGACTCCCTTTATTCGATCGTCCAAATGCCGAGAGGAATACCCGTCGCTACCGTAGCGATCGGTAATGCTCAAAATGCTGGTTTGCTTGCCGTGCAAATTCTCGCTTCTAGTAATCCAGAATTACTGGAAAAAGTTCAGCAATATCGTCAAAGTTTATCTCAATCTGTGTTGGATAAACAAACTAAACTCGAAGAGCTTGGCTATCAAAAATACCTCAGCCAAATGTCCTCATCAAAATAG
- a CDS encoding ammonium transporter → MMSKTKLKQEKSHFPNRRVESQTKTRYLWDAPIFEPIRAIAGRFSFYWLACIPLTALIVVIWNAAAVAQGFDPPEDVAELKVVLDSIFLLVASVLVIFMNAGFGMLETGFCRQKNAVNILAKNLIVFAIATIAYWAIGFALMYGEGNTFMGLNGFFFSGDAAAYGDAEYPEAVPIAISFLFQVAFAATAATIVSGAVAERIKFDAFLIFSFLLVAISYPITGRWLWDGEWLSGIFGVGFIDFAGSTIVHSVGGWAALMGAAFLGPRLGKYSDGRINAIPGHNMSIATLGCLILWIGWFGFNPGSELAATANVPYIALTTNLAAAAGGVTSTITSWVKDGKPDLSMIINGILAGLVAITAGCASVGYFSAIIIGGIGGVLVVFSVSFFDSIHIDDPVGATSVHLVNGVWGTLAVGLFATEGGLLFGGGITQLLAQIIGILVIGGFTVLFSTIVWLALKATLGIRVSAEEEIHGLDIGEHGMEAYAGFVKESDVLTGGMGAGISGVSEMPHSSEVS, encoded by the coding sequence ATGATGTCTAAAACAAAACTCAAACAAGAAAAGTCGCACTTCCCAAATAGACGAGTAGAGTCTCAGACAAAAACCCGTTATTTGTGGGATGCGCCGATCTTCGAGCCAATAAGAGCGATCGCCGGGAGATTTTCTTTTTACTGGCTAGCTTGTATTCCCCTCACAGCATTGATTGTCGTGATTTGGAATGCAGCAGCAGTAGCCCAAGGCTTCGATCCACCAGAAGATGTAGCAGAACTCAAAGTAGTTCTCGACTCAATCTTTCTGTTAGTAGCATCGGTACTGGTAATCTTCATGAATGCCGGATTCGGAATGCTGGAAACAGGATTTTGTCGGCAGAAAAACGCCGTGAACATTTTGGCAAAAAACCTAATTGTGTTTGCGATCGCCACAATCGCGTACTGGGCGATCGGTTTTGCCTTAATGTACGGCGAAGGAAACACCTTTATGGGTTTAAATGGCTTCTTCTTTAGCGGCGATGCTGCCGCTTACGGAGACGCAGAATATCCCGAAGCAGTACCGATCGCGATTTCCTTCCTCTTCCAAGTCGCTTTCGCCGCCACCGCAGCAACCATTGTCTCCGGTGCAGTCGCCGAAAGAATCAAATTCGATGCCTTTTTAATCTTCAGCTTTTTGTTAGTTGCCATTTCCTACCCCATTACCGGACGTTGGCTGTGGGACGGAGAATGGCTTTCAGGAATCTTTGGAGTTGGTTTTATTGACTTTGCCGGATCGACAATCGTTCACTCAGTAGGTGGTTGGGCAGCCTTAATGGGAGCAGCTTTTCTCGGACCCCGTCTCGGCAAATATAGCGACGGTAGAATCAACGCCATTCCCGGTCATAACATGAGTATTGCCACCCTAGGCTGTCTCATCCTCTGGATTGGCTGGTTTGGCTTCAACCCAGGTTCCGAATTAGCTGCAACCGCGAACGTACCTTATATTGCCTTAACCACAAACTTAGCAGCCGCAGCAGGTGGCGTAACCTCAACCATTACTTCTTGGGTAAAAGACGGCAAGCCAGACTTATCGATGATTATCAACGGTATTTTGGCAGGATTAGTCGCCATTACCGCCGGATGTGCTTCCGTCGGCTACTTCTCAGCAATTATCATTGGTGGGATTGGTGGGGTACTCGTAGTTTTCTCTGTCTCCTTCTTTGACAGCATCCACATTGACGATCCCGTCGGTGCAACCTCAGTTCACTTAGTTAACGGCGTTTGGGGAACCTTGGCTGTTGGTTTATTTGCCACCGAAGGCGGTCTTTTATTTGGCGGCGGTATTACTCAGTTATTAGCCCAAATCATTGGTATTCTCGTCATTGGTGGGTTCACTGTCTTATTTAGCACCATCGTCTGGTTAGCTTTAAAAGCAACTCTGGGTATTCGTGTTAGTGCCGAAGAAGAAATTCACGGCTTAGATATCGGCGAACACGGAATGGAAGCCTACGCTGGCTTTGTCAAAGAATCTGACGTTTTGACTGGTGGTATGGGTGCTGGCATTAGTGGCGTTAGTGAAATGCCTCATAGTTCAGAAGTCTCATAG
- a CDS encoding SGNH/GDSL hydrolase family protein produces the protein MRITLKRYPRWAVWSLATNGLLILAIAFVVVRQQIWSKRSWASSSLPSVKLEMPTAIPSPELGERHQLNYQQWVALLATEAEVAAKNQPENLHILLGDSISLWFPPELLPENKTWLNQGISGETSLGLLRRLELIDKTEPEFIFVMIGINDLLKGIPDHTVVANQRLIVRYLQRVHPEAKIIIQSVLPHSAEKATWEGKDRLLEIPNDRIQKINHRLEAIAREQNIIYLDLYSLFADTQGNLRTELSTDGLHLNHEGYKLWRTALLVTTQLSRSRIYQLSVEIGDKEEGETRRTRRTSKIN, from the coding sequence GTGCGTATTACCTTGAAACGTTATCCTCGTTGGGCAGTTTGGTCTTTAGCTACTAACGGATTGTTAATCCTGGCGATCGCGTTTGTCGTAGTGCGTCAGCAAATTTGGTCAAAGCGATCTTGGGCAAGTTCCTCGCTTCCCTCGGTTAAATTAGAAATGCCGACTGCGATTCCCAGCCCCGAATTAGGCGAGCGACACCAACTTAATTATCAGCAATGGGTAGCACTCTTGGCAACCGAAGCCGAAGTAGCAGCCAAAAATCAACCGGAAAATCTCCATATTCTTCTCGGTGACTCAATTAGTTTGTGGTTTCCGCCAGAATTGTTACCCGAAAACAAAACTTGGCTCAATCAAGGAATTTCGGGGGAAACCTCTCTAGGATTGCTCAGACGCTTGGAATTAATCGACAAAACTGAACCAGAATTCATTTTTGTGATGATTGGGATCAACGACTTACTCAAGGGAATACCAGATCATACAGTCGTCGCCAATCAGCGCCTAATCGTGCGTTATTTGCAGCGCGTCCATCCCGAAGCCAAAATAATTATCCAGTCAGTTTTACCTCACAGTGCCGAAAAAGCCACCTGGGAAGGAAAAGATCGTCTGTTAGAGATTCCCAACGATCGCATCCAAAAAATCAACCACCGTCTCGAAGCGATCGCACGAGAGCAAAATATTATTTATCTTGACCTCTACTCGCTCTTTGCCGACACTCAAGGTAATCTAAGAACAGAGTTGAGTACCGATGGTTTACATCTCAACCACGAAGGTTACAAACTCTGGCGTACTGCTCTTTTAGTAACAACTCAGTTATCACGTAGCCGCATTTACCAGTTATCAGTAGAGATTGGAGACAAGGAAGAGGGGGAGACAAGGAGGACAAGGAGGACAAGCAAGATAAACTGA
- a CDS encoding 4-hydroxy-3-methylbut-2-enyl diphosphate reductase, translating to MDTKAFKRSLHESKNYHRRGFGHQAEITNLLNTEYQSNLIQEIRNNNYRLQKGNVTIRLAEAFGFCWGVERAVAMAYETRKHFPNERIWITNEVIHNPSVNQRLRDMNVQFIPVENGEKNFSVVDSADVVILPAFGASVSEMQLLNDKGCTIVDTTCPWVSKVWNSVEKHKKRNYTSIIHGKYKHEETVATSSFADKYLVVLNLEQGNYVANYILNGGSREEFLAKFAQAYSPGFDPDKDLERIGIANQTTMLKSETEQIGKLFERTMLKKYGPTALNEHYLSFNTICDATQERQDAMLNLVEEDLDLMVVIGGFNSSNTTHLQEIAIERGIPSYHIDSGDRIGPGNKIEHKPLGKDIEVQENWLPDGEITIGVTSGASTPDRIVEEAIAKILALKMALV from the coding sequence ATGGATACAAAAGCTTTCAAACGTTCCTTACACGAATCTAAAAATTATCATCGCCGAGGATTCGGTCATCAAGCCGAAATCACTAACCTTTTAAATACAGAATATCAAAGTAATCTTATTCAAGAAATTCGCAATAATAACTACCGACTGCAAAAAGGAAATGTCACCATTCGTCTAGCAGAAGCCTTTGGCTTTTGTTGGGGTGTAGAGCGTGCAGTCGCAATGGCTTACGAAACTCGCAAGCATTTCCCTAACGAACGAATTTGGATTACTAACGAAGTGATTCATAATCCTTCGGTAAATCAACGTTTGCGGGACATGAACGTTCAGTTTATACCTGTAGAAAACGGCGAAAAAAACTTTTCTGTAGTAGATTCGGCTGATGTAGTAATTTTACCTGCCTTTGGTGCTAGCGTCAGCGAAATGCAACTGCTGAACGATAAAGGCTGTACAATTGTTGATACAACTTGTCCTTGGGTTTCTAAAGTTTGGAATTCTGTAGAAAAGCATAAAAAACGCAATTACACTTCAATTATTCACGGCAAATACAAACATGAAGAAACAGTCGCTACGAGTTCATTTGCTGATAAATACCTGGTGGTACTGAATTTAGAACAAGGAAATTATGTTGCTAATTACATTCTTAACGGCGGATCTCGCGAAGAATTTCTAGCAAAATTTGCTCAAGCTTATTCGCCCGGATTCGACCCAGATAAGGATTTGGAGCGAATTGGCATTGCTAACCAAACAACCATGCTCAAGAGCGAAACAGAACAGATTGGTAAGTTATTTGAACGTACCATGCTGAAAAAGTATGGTCCCACAGCACTCAACGAACATTATTTAAGCTTTAATACCATTTGTGACGCTACCCAAGAACGTCAAGATGCGATGTTAAATTTAGTTGAAGAAGACCTTGATTTGATGGTAGTAATTGGTGGTTTCAATTCTTCCAATACAACTCATTTACAAGAAATTGCGATTGAAAGAGGTATTCCTTCGTATCATATTGATAGCGGCGATCGCATCGGTCCGGGAAACAAAATCGAACACAAACCTTTAGGTAAAGACATTGAAGTGCAAGAAAATTGGCTACCCGACGGTGAAATTACGATCGGTGTCACATCCGGTGCATCAACTCCAGATCGGATTGTCGAGGAGGCGATCGCTAAAATTCTAGCATTAAAAATGGCTCTGGTTTAA
- a CDS encoding NAD(P)/FAD-dependent oxidoreductase, with translation MKGSRTPRVVIIGAGFAGLKATQLLGNSALEISLIDRHNYHSFIPLLYQVATAQLSPEQIAYPIRQALRKLTNVRFIVAEVKRIDFTERVVQTEDSAIAYDYLIIATGSQAKYLGVPGAADYTFGIRTLPQAIQLRTRIITCFEQAQQEQDPTTKQHLLTFIIVGGGTTGVELAGGISELIRDTLVFSYPQINPEQVRIILIQSGNCLLPKFPKRLAKRAEIYLRKIGVKVHLNTKVSAVRPNIVHLEDDTEIEAGTIIWTAGIEAAKPKTSADLKIAAKEKIVVLSTLQLPEYPEVYAVGDVAYFEQNDRPLIGVAQVALQQGTAAAENIQLQLQEMPAKPFIYNHKGRAAIIARNAGVAKTNKCNLTGLWGWLLWSLVHLYYLPGKRNKIEVLLNWIFDYFRLPRRYCQILPLENEEISLDSEFDAETKKW, from the coding sequence ATGAAGGGATCTCGAACTCCTAGAGTAGTAATTATTGGGGCTGGTTTTGCGGGTTTAAAAGCAACTCAATTGCTCGGAAATTCGGCATTAGAGATCTCCTTAATCGATCGCCACAACTACCATAGCTTCATTCCTTTACTATATCAGGTAGCAACAGCACAACTATCACCAGAGCAAATAGCATATCCAATTCGTCAAGCTTTGCGAAAACTTACAAACGTACGTTTCATAGTTGCCGAAGTCAAGCGAATTGATTTCACCGAGCGAGTCGTGCAAACTGAAGATAGCGCGATCGCCTACGATTATCTAATTATTGCCACCGGAAGTCAAGCAAAATATTTAGGGGTACCAGGTGCAGCCGATTACACTTTCGGAATTAGAACCTTACCACAAGCTATTCAGTTACGAACTCGTATTATTACCTGTTTTGAACAAGCACAGCAAGAGCAAGATCCGACGACAAAACAACATTTACTTACTTTTATTATCGTCGGTGGCGGAACTACGGGCGTAGAATTAGCCGGAGGAATAAGCGAACTAATTCGCGATACGCTGGTTTTTTCTTATCCCCAAATCAATCCAGAACAAGTGCGGATAATCTTAATTCAGTCTGGAAATTGTCTGCTTCCAAAATTTCCTAAACGACTTGCTAAACGCGCCGAAATTTATTTACGCAAAATTGGCGTTAAAGTACATTTAAATACCAAAGTTAGCGCAGTTAGACCTAACATAGTTCATTTAGAAGACGACACAGAAATTGAAGCAGGAACGATAATTTGGACAGCAGGAATAGAAGCAGCTAAACCTAAAACTAGCGCCGATCTCAAAATAGCCGCAAAAGAGAAAATTGTTGTTCTTTCTACTCTCCAATTACCAGAATATCCAGAAGTTTATGCTGTGGGTGATGTGGCTTATTTCGAGCAAAACGATCGACCGCTTATCGGTGTAGCCCAAGTTGCACTCCAACAAGGAACAGCCGCCGCCGAAAATATTCAGTTACAATTACAAGAAATGCCAGCTAAACCTTTTATTTACAATCATAAAGGTAGAGCAGCAATTATTGCTCGTAATGCTGGAGTTGCTAAAACGAATAAATGCAACCTAACTGGTCTTTGGGGTTGGTTATTGTGGTCGCTCGTACACTTATATTATCTTCCTGGTAAGCGGAATAAAATAGAAGTTCTCTTGAATTGGATTTTTGATTATTTTCGTCTTCCTCGCCGCTATTGTCAAATTTTGCCTTTAGAAAATGAGGAAATATCTTTAGATTCGGAATTTGATGCTGAAACAAAAAAATGGTAA
- a CDS encoding DoxX family protein: MLFASIVFQVLGAVLLVVGYKARWGGILLIVFLIPTTLIFHNFWVNPEETIAFFKNLALIGALLQVYYYGAGPVSLERKSL, from the coding sequence ATGTTATTCGCTAGTATAGTTTTCCAAGTTCTTGGTGCTGTTTTGTTAGTCGTGGGTTATAAAGCTCGTTGGGGAGGAATTTTATTAATTGTGTTTTTGATTCCTACTACCTTGATTTTTCATAACTTTTGGGTTAATCCAGAAGAGACAATTGCTTTTTTCAAGAATTTAGCTTTAATTGGAGCCTTATTACAAGTTTATTATTATGGTGCGGGACCTGTAAGTTTAGAGCGAAAAAGTTTGTAG
- a CDS encoding peptidoglycan-binding protein: MESLAYLHLAEAYEDPNLETLEIVLFKGWDWQKINSRSIQIVSLLLAISLISLTNAASALQRGDRGSEVTRLQNALKQIGLFPTSVRSTGYYGEITEKAVRDFQQAIGLIPVDGIAGPQTLSALYDYGYGFPTQPSLPTTPQYIELRPGSQGSEVIKLQEALREQGYYPRFPNGSYDYLTEEAVRNYQSGINLTPTGIADRYTLALLYGNESESASAPIREVVVNSDVSTVPRFPYPVASIEQPPVFSSLPNDSSLITSSPYCRRVETISGRRLNRRSQPTTASAIIGKIPNGSIVEIANLGSNGWVPLRDGGYVSADYLKQCL, from the coding sequence ATGGAATCACTCGCCTACTTACATTTAGCTGAAGCCTACGAAGACCCAAACCTGGAAACTCTCGAAATTGTCTTGTTTAAAGGTTGGGATTGGCAGAAAATTAACTCTCGGTCGATTCAGATTGTCTCGTTATTGCTAGCTATTTCTTTAATCAGTCTTACTAACGCTGCTTCAGCGTTACAAAGAGGCGATCGCGGTTCAGAGGTTACTAGACTGCAAAATGCTCTCAAACAAATCGGTTTATTCCCGACCAGTGTTAGATCTACCGGATACTACGGAGAGATTACGGAAAAGGCAGTTAGAGATTTTCAACAAGCTATTGGACTTATCCCAGTAGATGGAATCGCTGGACCGCAAACCTTAAGCGCACTTTATGATTATGGTTATGGCTTTCCGACACAGCCTTCGCTTCCAACTACTCCTCAATATATAGAATTAAGACCGGGCAGTCAGGGTTCGGAAGTGATTAAGTTGCAAGAAGCTTTGCGAGAGCAAGGTTATTATCCTCGCTTTCCGAATGGTAGTTATGACTATCTCACGGAGGAGGCTGTAAGAAACTATCAAAGTGGTATTAATTTAACTCCTACGGGGATCGCCGATCGCTATACTTTAGCTTTACTCTACGGTAATGAGAGTGAGTCTGCGTCAGCACCGATTCGAGAAGTTGTAGTTAATTCCGATGTTTCCACAGTACCAAGATTTCCTTACCCGGTTGCTTCTATCGAACAACCGCCTGTTTTCTCATCTTTACCTAATGACTCTAGTCTAATTACATCATCACCCTACTGTCGTCGTGTAGAAACGATTAGCGGACGTAGGTTAAATCGGCGATCGCAACCTACAACTGCTAGTGCGATAATTGGCAAAATACCTAATGGTTCTATCGTCGAAATTGCTAACCTTGGTAGCAATGGCTGGGTTCCTCTGCGAGATGGTGGTTATGTTTCCGCAGATTATCTGAAACAATGTTTGTAG
- a CDS encoding peptidoglycan-binding domain-containing protein, giving the protein METLAYLHLAEAYEDSAKTWLTGLNWQKIGSGWIKLLAAILAVSILSVTSKVMALQRGSQSVSVVQLQNTLKVQGFFPANVPSTGYYGATTETAVRNYQQAAGLAVDGIAGARTLEKLYGRTTAPVQTSNCRLRGYKSDRSRDRPQLNFKTPEKWHLSQWY; this is encoded by the coding sequence ATGGAAACACTAGCTTATCTACATCTGGCTGAAGCTTACGAAGATTCTGCCAAAACTTGGTTGACCGGGCTGAACTGGCAGAAAATTGGTTCTGGTTGGATTAAATTGTTAGCGGCAATTCTAGCTGTCTCAATTTTGAGTGTGACTAGTAAGGTAATGGCTTTGCAAAGAGGATCTCAGTCAGTTTCGGTGGTGCAACTGCAAAATACTCTCAAAGTACAAGGCTTTTTTCCCGCTAATGTCCCTTCTACAGGCTACTACGGTGCGACAACCGAAACCGCAGTCAGAAACTATCAACAAGCCGCCGGGCTTGCTGTAGACGGCATTGCTGGGGCGAGAACTCTCGAAAAACTCTACGGTAGAACAACCGCCCCAGTCCAAACAAGCAACTGTCGCCTCCGAGGTTATAAAAGCGATCGAAGCCGCGATCGCCCTCAACTTAACTTCAAAACACCCGAAAAATGGCATCTCAGCCAATGGTACTGA
- a CDS encoding peptidoglycan-binding protein — translation MEAFAYLQIAQAYESKIYHDRELTLLDGLDWRTIRSGWYLTISVFLALSTLSIAKSAMALQRGDRGPSVVELQNSLKLQGVFPPDLESTGYYGPTTEDAVATYQRLNSIPADGVAGLLTLETLYGYRRPDPIIEPEENYCRRVATKGARLNIRSQPTTNSRIIGKLPQGTQIVIENRGSYGWVPLSNGGYVSSAYLGYCLE, via the coding sequence GTGGAAGCATTTGCCTATCTTCAAATTGCACAAGCTTATGAAAGCAAAATCTATCACGATCGCGAACTGACCTTACTTGATGGACTTGACTGGCGCACTATTCGTTCTGGTTGGTATCTGACAATTTCGGTTTTCCTAGCTCTCTCTACTCTTAGCATTGCTAAAAGTGCAATGGCACTGCAAAGAGGCGATCGCGGACCTTCGGTAGTTGAATTGCAAAATAGCCTTAAACTCCAAGGTGTCTTTCCTCCAGATTTAGAGTCTACAGGTTACTATGGTCCAACAACCGAAGATGCAGTAGCCACTTATCAACGCCTCAATAGTATCCCCGCAGATGGCGTTGCTGGTTTGCTAACTCTGGAAACTCTCTATGGTTACAGACGACCAGATCCGATTATTGAACCAGAAGAAAACTACTGCCGTCGCGTAGCTACTAAAGGTGCGAGGCTGAATATTCGCTCGCAACCGACTACAAATTCCAGGATTATTGGTAAACTACCTCAAGGAACTCAGATTGTAATTGAAAATCGGGGTAGTTATGGTTGGGTTCCTCTTTCTAATGGTGGTTATGTCTCTTCAGCATATCTCGGCTATTGCCTGGAGTAA